A genomic segment from uncultured Alistipes sp. encodes:
- a CDS encoding sigma factor-like helix-turn-helix DNA-binding protein → MNNDRHIRLRLLDEEYTASKGVFDDDDARVRRCKAALRRLSDSDRRLFILYADTGSVRKLSQTLGVSKSTVQNRVSEIRRKLKKSMK, encoded by the coding sequence ATGAATAACGATCGCCACATTCGGCTGCGGCTCCTCGATGAGGAGTACACGGCCAGCAAGGGAGTGTTCGACGATGACGACGCCCGCGTACGCCGTTGCAAGGCGGCGCTCCGAAGGTTGTCAGACTCCGACCGCCGTCTCTTCATCCTGTATGCCGACACGGGAAGTGTCCGCAAGCTGTCGCAGACTCTCGGTGTCAGCAAGTCGACGGTGCAGAACCGAGTATCCGAAATTCGTCGCAAACTTAAAAAGAGCATGAAATGA
- a CDS encoding terminase large subunit, with protein MITEATFSRNFREKLLPAWNLHPRYLDSCGGARSGKTYSILQMFVLKALAEAADGSPAKITSVVSETLPHLKRGAIRDFKSIMQSWEIWNDRQWNRTDNIFTFSNGGMIEFFSADSPGKVHGPARDRLFINEAQNVDYETARQLFIRTRDRIIIDYNPVREFWVHEHIQGRPECVSIHSTYKDNDFLTPEQVAEIESNKGSGNWWRVYGEGKIGQAEGVIFDFTQIDAMPESSDMVETYGIDFGFTNDPTVIVHVKVHTGRKEIYVDQLEYRTGMLNRDIIRTLDAYKVPKRTIPIFADAAEPKSIAEIAQAGFNCKPSYKATRKAEQIAFMQQYKMFITKRSVEGIKEARNYCWAKDKDGRPLNEPQAFADHFMDAMRYAAYSPFADFRKSGHYKIINR; from the coding sequence ATGATCACGGAAGCGACATTCTCCCGCAACTTCCGCGAGAAGTTGCTCCCGGCGTGGAACCTTCACCCCCGCTACCTGGATTCGTGCGGAGGTGCCCGATCGGGGAAGACATACTCGATTCTGCAGATGTTCGTATTGAAGGCCTTGGCCGAGGCCGCCGACGGAAGCCCGGCGAAGATCACATCCGTGGTATCGGAGACTCTTCCCCACCTGAAGCGAGGCGCCATCCGTGACTTCAAGAGCATCATGCAGAGCTGGGAGATATGGAATGACCGCCAGTGGAACCGCACCGACAACATATTTACCTTTTCCAACGGCGGCATGATAGAGTTCTTCTCGGCGGACAGCCCCGGCAAGGTTCACGGCCCGGCCCGCGACCGGCTCTTCATCAACGAGGCACAGAACGTTGACTACGAAACCGCCCGGCAACTCTTCATCCGAACCCGGGACCGCATCATCATCGACTACAACCCCGTGCGGGAGTTCTGGGTGCACGAACACATCCAGGGACGGCCCGAGTGCGTGTCGATTCATTCGACGTACAAGGACAACGATTTTTTGACTCCCGAGCAGGTAGCCGAGATCGAGAGCAACAAGGGATCGGGCAACTGGTGGCGGGTGTACGGTGAGGGCAAGATCGGGCAGGCCGAAGGCGTGATCTTCGACTTCACGCAGATCGATGCCATGCCCGAGTCGTCGGATATGGTCGAGACATACGGCATCGACTTCGGATTCACCAACGACCCGACGGTGATTGTCCACGTCAAGGTGCACACCGGGCGAAAGGAGATCTACGTCGACCAGCTCGAATACCGAACCGGAATGCTCAACCGGGACATCATCCGCACGCTCGATGCGTACAAGGTGCCGAAGCGGACGATCCCTATCTTCGCGGATGCTGCAGAGCCCAAGAGCATCGCCGAGATTGCGCAGGCCGGATTCAACTGCAAGCCGAGCTACAAGGCGACACGCAAGGCCGAGCAGATCGCCTTCATGCAGCAGTATAAAATGTTCATCACGAAGCGGAGCGTCGAGGGCATCAAGGAGGCCCGCAACTACTGCTGGGCGAAAGACAAGGACGGCCGCCCGCTGAACGAGCCGCAGGCATTCGCCGACCACTTCATGGATGCGATGCGATACGCTGCCTATTCACCCTTTGCCGACTTCCGCAAGTCGGGACACTACAAGATCATCAACAGATAG
- a CDS encoding XkdF-like putative serine protease domain-containing protein, which yields MATLNRNIPFYWAELSDNEDGMVCVSLVDDPAVDRNFMAFSAEKKIPVCAISDEEKRLVRGVLMRADFPIYRVAPTGEEFYIIFSAPTIRRMTERFLEQGNQGNVNTMHIPGSDVEGVNLVQLFIKDKSAGIDPADFEDVEDGSLFGEYHVTNDAVWSDIKAGKFKGFSIEGIFSVSKDSHQFNKQQINEMARLEKLKTRLAKLLAEFGVVSTDKGALYWDGDEDLKAGDMVHKESESGERSAAPDGQYTTEDGKTIVVVDGRVSEIVDPKAEVDGAGETDPAGSTEPTPPEDDPSPRDAEMQEIRKDLSDIRDMLEKLMGAIESTKSDLKAMKQAPAASSAHEEFKNLTPGKTGDSRLDHLAAVVGAKK from the coding sequence ATGGCAACTTTGAATCGAAATATACCCTTCTACTGGGCAGAATTGAGCGACAACGAGGACGGCATGGTGTGCGTATCTCTTGTCGACGATCCGGCCGTTGATCGCAACTTCATGGCATTCTCGGCCGAGAAGAAGATCCCCGTGTGCGCTATCTCCGACGAGGAGAAGCGACTCGTGCGCGGTGTTCTCATGCGTGCCGACTTCCCGATCTATCGCGTAGCCCCCACCGGTGAGGAGTTCTACATCATCTTCTCGGCTCCTACGATTCGCCGCATGACCGAGCGGTTTCTCGAACAGGGGAACCAGGGCAACGTCAACACAATGCACATCCCCGGATCCGACGTCGAGGGGGTCAACCTCGTGCAGCTCTTCATCAAGGACAAATCGGCCGGCATCGACCCTGCGGACTTCGAGGACGTGGAGGACGGCAGCCTCTTCGGCGAGTACCATGTGACCAATGATGCCGTGTGGTCGGACATCAAGGCCGGGAAGTTCAAAGGCTTCTCCATTGAGGGGATCTTCTCTGTGTCCAAGGATTCACATCAGTTCAACAAACAACAAATAAACGAAATGGCAAGACTCGAAAAACTCAAAACTCGGCTGGCGAAGCTCCTGGCCGAGTTCGGCGTCGTATCCACCGACAAAGGCGCGCTCTACTGGGACGGCGACGAGGACCTGAAGGCCGGAGACATGGTGCACAAGGAGTCCGAAAGCGGCGAGCGCAGCGCGGCTCCCGATGGCCAGTACACCACGGAGGACGGCAAGACCATCGTCGTCGTGGACGGCAGGGTGTCGGAGATCGTCGACCCGAAGGCAGAGGTTGACGGGGCAGGCGAGACTGATCCCGCAGGCAGCACCGAACCGACGCCCCCGGAAGACGACCCTTCGCCCCGTGACGCCGAAATGCAGGAGATCCGCAAGGATCTCTCCGACATCCGCGACATGCTCGAAAAGCTCATGGGCGCGATCGAATCCACCAAATCCGACTTGAAGGCCATGAAGCAGGCCCCGGCCGCTTCGTCGGCACACGAGGAGTTCAAGAACCTCACCCCCGGCAAGACCGGAGATTCGCGGCTCGATCACCTGGCCGCAGTCGTAGGCGCAAAAAAGTAA
- a CDS encoding phage portal protein: MADEEKKISLSFAALNPYIEQSIISPKEEKYPGREFIQWGDRNAYPDYLEDLCENVASLQSIIDGSADYVCGERVNVSRALQGQYMNRKNQTADDLVRELAVSFFTYGGFAVQVIRSQSGDIVELYAMDMKNLRCDKDNEVFYYSETWNRRFSMVKTIVYPKFIPDARGIPSSVLFVKNTAYHTYPRPKYAACLKACEIERSIDEYHLNSINNGFMGSVLVNFNNGTPTDEEQEEIEKGINEKFAGKSNAGRIVIAYNDTKDNATTIENIDVPDYGDRYDSLAKRSRQQIFTAFRANPNLFGIPTENLGFSQEEYDAAFRLYNRTQIMPVQKLICRSIGKIFGDQNYMKIEPFTLAQNGRSSTDI, encoded by the coding sequence ATGGCAGATGAAGAGAAGAAAATATCGCTGTCCTTCGCAGCTCTGAACCCGTACATCGAACAGTCGATCATCTCACCCAAGGAGGAGAAGTATCCCGGCCGGGAGTTCATCCAGTGGGGTGACCGTAACGCGTATCCTGACTACCTCGAAGACCTTTGCGAGAATGTAGCATCCCTGCAGAGCATCATCGACGGATCGGCCGACTATGTATGCGGCGAGCGGGTCAACGTGTCGAGGGCTCTGCAAGGGCAGTACATGAACCGGAAGAACCAGACAGCCGACGATCTGGTCAGAGAATTGGCCGTCTCGTTCTTCACCTACGGCGGATTCGCCGTGCAGGTGATCCGCAGCCAAAGCGGAGATATTGTCGAACTGTATGCCATGGACATGAAGAATCTGCGATGTGACAAGGATAACGAGGTATTCTACTACTCGGAAACATGGAATCGTCGTTTCTCTATGGTCAAGACGATAGTGTATCCGAAGTTCATCCCGGATGCGCGCGGCATACCGTCATCTGTGCTGTTCGTCAAGAACACGGCATACCACACCTACCCGCGGCCCAAGTATGCCGCCTGCCTCAAAGCCTGCGAGATCGAGAGAAGCATCGACGAATACCACCTGAACTCCATCAACAACGGATTCATGGGATCTGTTCTTGTGAATTTCAATAACGGAACCCCCACAGACGAGGAGCAGGAGGAGATCGAGAAGGGTATCAACGAGAAGTTTGCCGGGAAAAGCAATGCAGGGCGAATCGTTATCGCCTACAATGACACGAAGGATAACGCCACGACGATCGAGAACATCGACGTGCCCGATTACGGTGACCGCTACGACTCCCTCGCCAAACGCAGCCGTCAGCAGATCTTCACGGCCTTCCGGGCCAACCCGAATCTGTTCGGCATCCCGACGGAGAACCTGGGATTCTCGCAGGAGGAGTATGACGCCGCCTTCAGACTCTACAACCGGACGCAAATCATGCCTGTACAGAAGCTCATATGCAGATCCATCGGCAAAATCTTCGGCGACCAGAACTATATGAAGATCGAACCTTTTACACTTGCGCAAAATGGCAGAAGTTCTACTGACATCTGA
- a CDS encoding N-acetylmuramoyl-L-alanine amidase, whose protein sequence is MKILLDNGHGEDTPGKCSPVWPDGSRLREYEFARDIVRRIFDRLHARGVVAEIIVPELRDVPLYVRANRVNDICEVAGKSNCLLVSVHANAGGGTGWEAHTYLGDSMSDRYSALFYGKAEAAFGREWKIRKGSADPADPDWDSDFAILRDTKCPAVLTENFFMDTERDCLFLLSEEGRERIAAMHVEAIMACIDYHQTAARK, encoded by the coding sequence ATGAAAATACTCCTGGATAACGGACACGGCGAGGATACGCCCGGCAAGTGCTCGCCCGTTTGGCCGGACGGGTCACGCTTGCGCGAGTATGAATTCGCCCGGGACATCGTGCGCCGGATCTTCGATCGGCTGCACGCCCGGGGTGTCGTGGCGGAGATCATCGTCCCGGAGCTCCGGGATGTGCCGCTGTACGTGAGGGCCAACCGGGTGAACGATATCTGCGAGGTCGCCGGGAAGTCGAACTGCCTGCTGGTGTCGGTCCATGCCAACGCCGGAGGCGGTACCGGCTGGGAGGCCCACACCTATCTGGGCGATTCGATGTCGGACCGCTATTCGGCCCTCTTCTACGGGAAGGCCGAGGCGGCGTTCGGCAGGGAGTGGAAGATCCGGAAGGGAAGCGCCGATCCCGCGGATCCAGACTGGGACAGTGACTTCGCGATCCTGCGCGACACGAAGTGCCCGGCGGTGTTGACCGAGAACTTCTTCATGGACACGGAGCGCGACTGCCTGTTCCTGCTCTCGGAGGAGGGCCGCGAGCGGATCGCCGCGATGCACGTCGAGGCGATCATGGCCTGCATCGACTACCACCAAACGGCGGCGAGGAAATGA
- a CDS encoding DUF6808 domain-containing protein, producing the protein MEPSIKNYLNIDSVQITVAERTLEYRDSTYYARVVGPVVGTLGPRLDYFEIYNTTVERVQLVREPYAWELGPALGTWITSDGSGVWAGACARRTFGRFSVSASAGYDPRKKSAFGQIEARMALWRR; encoded by the coding sequence TTGGAACCATCAATTAAGAATTACTTAAATATCGACAGCGTGCAGATAACGGTCGCGGAGCGCACGCTGGAGTACCGGGATTCGACATACTACGCCCGGGTTGTCGGGCCTGTCGTGGGTACGCTGGGTCCCCGTCTCGACTACTTCGAGATTTACAACACGACGGTCGAGCGGGTGCAGCTCGTCCGCGAACCTTACGCCTGGGAGTTGGGCCCTGCTCTGGGGACCTGGATAACCTCGGACGGCAGTGGTGTGTGGGCCGGAGCCTGCGCCAGGCGAACGTTCGGCCGATTCAGCGTGTCGGCCTCGGCGGGATACGACCCCCGCAAAAAAAGCGCCTTCGGCCAGATCGAGGCCCGCATGGCGCTGTGGAGACGGTAA
- the purT gene encoding formate-dependent phosphoribosylglycinamide formyltransferase — MKKILLLGSGELGKEFVIAAQRLGQTVVACDKYADAPAMQVADGFEVFDMLDGEALAAAVAKHRPDVIVPEIEAIRTERLYDFECAGIQVVPSARAVNFTMNRKAIRDLAAKELGLKTARYFYATSLEELREAADRIGYPCVVKPLMSSSGKGQSVVKGPEEVGAAWRYGCEGSRGDIRELIVEEFIRFDSEITLLTVTQKNGPTLFCPPIGHVQKGGDYRESFQTPPIAPEHLAEAQRMAAAVTEALTGAGLWGVEFFLSHEHGVYFSELSPRPHDTGMVTLAGTQNLSEFELHLRAVLGLPIPEITFERMGASAVILSPVATQTPHYEGIGAALADNPRTDIRIFGKPTARVNRRMGVVVGYEPLGSDLDALRTRVKAAAAKVKITE, encoded by the coding sequence ATGAAAAAAATATTGTTGCTGGGCTCCGGGGAGCTGGGCAAGGAGTTCGTGATTGCGGCCCAGCGGCTGGGCCAGACGGTCGTGGCGTGCGACAAATATGCCGACGCTCCGGCCATGCAGGTAGCCGACGGCTTCGAGGTCTTCGACATGCTGGACGGCGAGGCCCTTGCGGCGGCCGTTGCGAAACACCGCCCGGACGTGATCGTCCCGGAGATCGAGGCGATCCGTACCGAACGTCTCTACGACTTCGAATGCGCGGGCATCCAGGTGGTCCCGAGTGCGCGTGCCGTGAACTTCACGATGAACCGCAAGGCGATCCGCGACCTGGCAGCCAAGGAGCTGGGGCTGAAGACCGCCCGCTATTTCTACGCTACGTCGCTGGAGGAGCTGCGCGAGGCGGCCGACCGGATCGGCTACCCGTGCGTGGTAAAACCGCTGATGTCCTCCTCGGGCAAGGGCCAGTCGGTCGTGAAGGGTCCCGAAGAGGTGGGGGCGGCCTGGCGTTACGGCTGTGAGGGTTCGCGGGGCGACATCCGCGAGCTGATCGTCGAGGAGTTCATCCGTTTCGACAGCGAGATTACGCTGCTGACCGTGACGCAGAAGAACGGCCCGACGCTCTTCTGCCCGCCGATCGGCCACGTACAGAAGGGCGGGGACTACCGCGAGAGTTTCCAGACGCCGCCCATCGCGCCGGAACACCTGGCCGAGGCGCAGCGCATGGCCGCCGCGGTGACCGAAGCGCTGACCGGCGCCGGGCTCTGGGGCGTGGAGTTCTTCCTGAGCCACGAACACGGCGTCTACTTCTCGGAGTTGTCGCCGCGTCCGCACGATACGGGCATGGTGACGCTGGCCGGGACGCAGAACCTCAGCGAATTCGAACTCCACCTGCGGGCGGTGCTGGGGCTTCCGATCCCGGAGATCACCTTCGAGCGGATGGGGGCCAGCGCGGTGATCCTCTCGCCGGTGGCCACGCAGACGCCGCACTACGAGGGTATCGGAGCGGCCCTGGCCGACAATCCGCGCACCGACATCCGCATTTTCGGCAAACCCACGGCGCGGGTCAATCGCCGCATGGGGGTCGTCGTGGGCTACGAGCCGCTGGGGAGCGACCTCGACGCACTCCGTACCCGGGTGAAAGCCGCCGCCGCCAAAGTCAAAATCACCGAATAA
- a CDS encoding peptidylprolyl isomerase — MKTYAIIETEKGTMKAELYADETPGTVANFVDLAEHGFYDGLTFHRVIPDFVIQGGCPRGDGTGGPGYTIKCETSAPRQRHDRGVLSMAHAGKDTGGSQFFICMNRENTQHLDGVHTCFGQVVEGLDVIDDIRRGDRILTIRIVRE; from the coding sequence ATGAAAACCTACGCGATTATCGAGACCGAGAAGGGGACGATGAAGGCCGAACTGTATGCCGACGAGACGCCGGGTACGGTGGCCAATTTCGTGGACCTTGCCGAGCACGGCTTCTATGACGGGCTGACTTTCCACCGGGTGATTCCGGACTTCGTGATCCAGGGCGGCTGCCCGCGGGGCGACGGGACGGGCGGTCCGGGCTATACGATCAAGTGCGAGACCTCGGCGCCGCGTCAGCGTCACGACCGGGGCGTGCTCTCGATGGCCCACGCGGGGAAGGACACCGGCGGTTCGCAGTTCTTCATCTGCATGAACCGCGAGAATACGCAGCATCTCGACGGCGTACACACCTGCTTCGGCCAGGTTGTCGAGGGGCTGGACGTCATCGACGACATCCGCCGCGGGGACCGCATCCTCACGATCCGCATCGTCCGGGAGTAA
- a CDS encoding aminotransferase class I/II-fold pyridoxal phosphate-dependent enzyme has translation MAKAVNIARSHRLDGIGEYYFSRRLREIAEIEAATGRQIIKLAMGSPDLPPHHSVIECLGKEAQRPDVHKYMSYQGEPILRKAFADWYKKWYHVDLDFKNEVYPLIGSKEGIMHICMTFLNPGDKVLVPNPGYPTYSAGVKLAGGVMVPYALNKETNFYPDFEAIEKAGLDGVKMMLVNYPNMPTGQVGSMELFEKIIDFGARHNILIVHDNPYSFIRNSAGPLSIMAVEGAKEVALELNSLSKGHSMAGWRVGVLVGKAEWIKDVMTFRSNMDSGMFYPIQAASATALALGEEWFKELNAIYYGRERQAYELLNTLGCRYREHQAGLFVWAELPEGYEGDSFSFSDEVMEKTDVFLTPGGIFGSEGKNYIRITLCCPEELLKKATDKIKAAFGK, from the coding sequence ATGGCAAAAGCAGTCAACATCGCCCGTTCGCATCGGCTGGACGGAATCGGAGAGTACTATTTTTCGCGCCGCCTGCGTGAAATCGCCGAGATCGAAGCGGCAACCGGCCGCCAGATCATCAAACTTGCCATGGGAAGCCCCGACCTCCCGCCGCACCACTCCGTGATCGAATGCCTCGGGAAAGAGGCACAGCGCCCCGATGTTCACAAATACATGTCCTATCAGGGCGAACCCATCCTGCGGAAAGCTTTTGCCGACTGGTACAAGAAATGGTATCACGTGGACCTCGACTTCAAGAACGAAGTATATCCCCTGATCGGGTCCAAGGAGGGTATCATGCACATCTGCATGACGTTCCTCAATCCCGGTGACAAGGTCCTCGTCCCCAACCCCGGGTATCCGACCTACTCCGCCGGCGTGAAACTCGCAGGGGGCGTCATGGTCCCCTATGCGCTCAACAAGGAGACGAACTTCTACCCCGATTTCGAGGCCATCGAAAAGGCCGGGCTCGACGGCGTGAAGATGATGCTCGTCAACTACCCCAACATGCCCACCGGACAGGTCGGCTCGATGGAGCTCTTCGAGAAGATCATCGACTTCGGCGCCAGGCACAACATCCTGATCGTACACGACAATCCCTACAGCTTCATCCGCAACTCGGCAGGCCCGCTGTCGATCATGGCCGTCGAGGGCGCCAAGGAGGTGGCCCTCGAACTCAACTCCCTCTCGAAAGGGCACTCCATGGCCGGATGGCGCGTCGGCGTGCTCGTCGGCAAGGCCGAATGGATCAAGGACGTGATGACCTTCCGCAGCAACATGGACTCGGGTATGTTCTACCCCATTCAGGCGGCTTCGGCTACGGCCCTCGCACTCGGCGAGGAGTGGTTCAAGGAGCTCAACGCCATCTACTACGGCCGCGAGCGTCAGGCCTACGAGCTGCTCAATACGCTCGGATGCCGCTACCGCGAGCATCAGGCCGGGCTCTTCGTCTGGGCCGAGCTCCCCGAAGGCTACGAGGGCGACAGCTTCTCGTTCTCCGACGAGGTGATGGAGAAGACCGACGTCTTCCTCACCCCCGGCGGAATCTTCGGCTCGGAGGGCAAGAACTACATCCGCATCACGCTCTGCTGCCCCGAAGAGCTGCTCAAGAAGGCGACCGACAAGATCAAGGCCGCATTCGGGAAATAG
- a CDS encoding putative transporter, with product MDWLYSLFFGNSIAHAVLTFALVITLGILLGKIKIKGVSLGITWILFVGIIASHFGMTVDSEVRNFVQEFGLILFVFSIGLQVGPGFFSAFKHGGVTLVGCATAIVLLGVLAAYIIHVATGTPIPTMVGILSGAVTNTPGLGAAQQAYADASGINDPSIALGYAVAYPLGVVGIILSMIFIRYALRVDFRKEDEGLAELANEQKLAEKVSVEFTNQIIEGRSIEYVRDLVNRQFVISRVMHPDGSITMADADTKIHLGDRLWVICQAEDVEAVVAFLGHRVELTDEDWGNNTPNAELISRRILITKSSINGKKFSDLRLRTKYGINITRVNRAGMDLIPYQGLELQVGDRVMVVGPAEGVAKVADVLGNSLKKLDHPNLITIFVGIALGVLLGSIPLLNVPQPVKLGLAGGPLIVAILIGRFGTHFHLVTYTTASANLMLREIGIALFLAAVGIGAGDGFVDAIVNGGYRWIGYGVIITVVPILIVAIVARLWLKMNYYTLMGLIAGSTTDPPALAYANATAGNDMPAVGYSTVYPMVMFLRLLSAQIFILFAL from the coding sequence ATGGACTGGTTGTATTCCCTCTTCTTCGGAAACAGCATCGCGCATGCCGTGCTGACCTTCGCACTGGTCATCACCCTCGGCATCCTCCTCGGAAAGATCAAGATCAAGGGCGTCTCGCTCGGCATCACCTGGATCCTCTTCGTCGGGATCATCGCCAGCCACTTCGGCATGACTGTCGACAGCGAGGTCCGGAACTTCGTCCAGGAGTTCGGGCTCATCCTCTTCGTCTTCTCGATCGGCCTGCAGGTCGGCCCCGGATTCTTCTCCGCATTCAAGCACGGAGGCGTCACCCTCGTCGGGTGCGCCACGGCCATCGTCCTGCTCGGCGTTCTGGCGGCCTACATCATCCACGTCGCAACCGGCACGCCGATCCCCACCATGGTCGGAATCCTCTCCGGCGCCGTCACCAACACCCCCGGGCTCGGTGCCGCCCAGCAGGCCTATGCCGACGCCTCGGGAATCAACGACCCCTCGATCGCCCTCGGTTATGCCGTGGCCTATCCCCTCGGCGTCGTCGGCATCATCCTCTCGATGATCTTCATCCGATACGCCCTGCGCGTCGATTTCAGGAAGGAGGACGAGGGGCTCGCCGAACTCGCCAACGAACAGAAACTCGCCGAAAAGGTCTCCGTGGAGTTCACCAACCAGATCATCGAGGGCCGCAGCATCGAGTATGTCCGCGATCTGGTGAACCGGCAGTTCGTCATCTCCCGCGTGATGCACCCCGACGGCAGTATCACGATGGCCGACGCCGACACGAAGATCCACCTCGGAGACCGTCTCTGGGTTATCTGCCAGGCCGAGGATGTCGAGGCCGTCGTGGCCTTCCTCGGACACCGCGTCGAGCTTACCGACGAGGACTGGGGCAACAACACCCCCAATGCCGAGCTCATCTCCCGGCGCATCCTCATCACCAAATCCTCGATCAACGGCAAGAAATTCTCAGACCTCCGCCTGCGCACCAAGTACGGAATCAACATCACCCGCGTGAACCGCGCCGGTATGGACCTCATCCCCTATCAGGGCCTCGAACTCCAGGTCGGAGACCGCGTGATGGTCGTCGGGCCCGCCGAAGGTGTGGCCAAGGTCGCCGACGTCCTCGGAAACTCCCTCAAGAAACTCGACCATCCGAACCTCATCACCATCTTCGTCGGAATCGCCCTCGGAGTCCTGCTGGGTTCGATCCCGCTGCTGAATGTCCCCCAGCCCGTCAAGTTGGGCCTGGCCGGAGGCCCGCTGATCGTCGCCATCCTCATCGGACGCTTCGGAACCCACTTCCACCTGGTTACCTACACCACCGCCAGCGCCAACCTCATGCTGCGCGAAATCGGAATCGCACTCTTCCTCGCTGCCGTCGGAATCGGCGCCGGAGACGGTTTCGTCGATGCCATCGTCAACGGCGGGTATCGCTGGATCGGATACGGCGTCATCATCACCGTGGTCCCGATCCTCATCGTCGCCATCGTCGCACGCCTCTGGCTCAAGATGAACTACTACACCCTGATGGGCCTGATCGCCGGTTCCACGACCGATCCCCCGGCCCTGGCCTATGCCAACGCCACGGCCGGGAATGACATGCCCGCCGTCGGATATTCGACCGTATACCCCATGGTCATGTTCCTCAGGCTCCTCTCCGCCCAGATCTTTATTCTGTTTGCGTTATAA
- a CDS encoding LrgB family protein, producing the protein MLDRSFLSSDLFLLTLTVGLYCLGGLVYRRLRMPLLHPVLLTFVAVIVFLKCTGIDYPRYQQATGALNFALGMSVVALGYLLYEQVERLRGSLLPVGVATLAGCVVGVLSVVYIAMAFGTERQILNSIAPKSVTVPIAVSVAGPLGGNVSVTSVVVFCVGIFGSIFGEWILRRCGVRDPEARGFALGAAAHGIGTARAIEIGAVEGALSGLAMALMGLATALLMPLMERYLY; encoded by the coding sequence ATGCTTGACCGTTCGTTCCTCTCCTCGGACCTCTTCCTGCTGACGCTCACCGTCGGACTATACTGTCTCGGCGGACTCGTCTACCGTCGCCTGCGGATGCCGCTGCTCCACCCCGTGCTGCTGACCTTCGTCGCCGTCATCGTCTTCCTCAAGTGCACGGGAATCGACTACCCCCGCTACCAGCAGGCCACCGGGGCGCTCAATTTCGCCCTCGGCATGTCGGTCGTCGCTCTCGGCTATCTCCTCTACGAGCAGGTCGAACGCCTGCGCGGCAGTCTGCTGCCCGTCGGTGTGGCAACCCTCGCCGGATGCGTCGTCGGCGTGCTGAGCGTCGTCTACATCGCCATGGCCTTCGGCACCGAGCGGCAGATCCTGAACTCCATCGCCCCGAAATCGGTCACCGTCCCCATCGCCGTGTCGGTTGCCGGGCCCCTGGGCGGCAACGTCTCCGTCACCTCCGTAGTGGTCTTCTGCGTCGGGATCTTCGGCAGCATCTTCGGCGAATGGATTCTCCGCAGGTGCGGCGTGCGCGACCCCGAAGCCCGAGGCTTTGCGCTCGGCGCCGCTGCTCACGGAATCGGAACCGCCCGCGCCATCGAAATCGGGGCCGTCGAAGGGGCCCTGAGCGGCCTGGCCATGGCCCTCATGGGACTGGCTACCGCCCTGCTGATGCCCCTCATGGAGCGATATTTATACTGA
- a CDS encoding CidA/LrgA family protein, with translation MTGLFFILFFWLVGNALSLLTGGYVSGNIIGMILLFAALCLRWVKAETVRPAARFLLGAMALFFVPYGVGLMDSYRVILENLWAIVVSGIVSTILVLLVAGKTFQSLNRRARLRHIKQHRHDA, from the coding sequence ATGACCGGACTCTTCTTCATCCTCTTCTTCTGGCTTGTGGGAAATGCCCTCAGCCTGCTCACCGGAGGCTATGTCTCCGGAAACATCATCGGCATGATCCTCCTCTTTGCCGCGCTCTGCCTGCGCTGGGTCAAGGCCGAAACCGTCCGCCCCGCCGCGCGGTTCCTGCTCGGCGCCATGGCCCTCTTCTTCGTACCCTACGGCGTCGGGCTCATGGACTCCTACCGCGTCATCCTCGAAAACCTCTGGGCCATCGTCGTCTCCGGAATCGTCTCCACGATCCTCGTGCTGCTCGTCGCCGGGAAAACCTTCCAGAGCCTGAACCGAAGGGCCCGCCTCCGTCATATCAAACAACACCGCCACGATGCTTGA